Proteins from a genomic interval of Colletotrichum higginsianum IMI 349063 chromosome 6, whole genome shotgun sequence:
- a CDS encoding tat pathway signal sequence: MISSFLVSTHILFDLRSENTTLARERTHHNMASAASAEKTTEDGGIDSASECHESEHMLLDHDNYNDTRASPERRGQRWKGFWLLPSGFLLVSVLAFTAGYLYRERGYVKCMYHYDNPDLLPKSILSYLRSGGGQSAKVFEPTWHIGQPPTEPWARPPGPDVEAFWDELMRPHSFLITREDMVRLGKDPDRYVSIPPDWGYGDRVFPTVLDTHHQMHCLNVLRKMIYRHVYFPNMTTLGDGEARHCDHCLKMLYEGLACHNSWDVFNMIWIEDYPHPVAEMSRSRQCRPLDDLWRFARENNVIDDARLQLLMPSPGAYAHPQFPGNKKVPKVSEEDLDEQRKKFDAVLEQWRSTGEIPRQGEFAGDAVV, from the exons ATGATCTCGTCTTTTCTTGTGTCCACCCATATTCTTTTTGACTTGAGAAGCGAAAACACCACGCTGGCCCGCGAACGTACGCACCACAATATGGCTTCTGCTGCTTCGGCAGAGAAGACGACCGAGGACGGGGGCATCGACTCTGCGTCCGAATGCCACGAGTCTGAGCACATGTTGCTTGACCACGATAACTACAACGACACCAGGGCAAGTCCCGAAAGACGTGGCCAAAGGTGGAAAGGGTTCTGGCTTCTACCGTCCGGCTTCCTCCTCGTATCAGTTCTGGCCTTCACGGCTGGCTACCTGTACCGCGAACGCGGATATGTCAAATGCATGTACCATTACGACAACCCAGACCTGT TGCCCAAGTCGATCCTGAGCTACCTCCGCTCCGGCGGTGGGCAGTCCGCCAAGGTCTTTGAGCCGACTTGGCATATAGGACAGCCGCCCACGGAGCCGTGGGCGCGCCCTCCCGGccccgacgtcgaggccttcTGGGACGAGCTGATGAGGCCGCACAGCTTCCTCATCACGCGCGAGGACATGGTCCGCCTGGGCAAGGACCCGGACAGATACGTCAGCATCCCGCCCGACTGGGGGTACGGCGACCGCGTGTTCCCGACGGTGCTGGACACGCACCACCAGATGCACTGCCTCAACGTGCTGCGCAAGATGATCTACCGCCACGTCTACTTCCCCAACATGACGAccctgggcgacggcgaggcgcGGCACTGCGACCACTGCCTGAAGATGCTGTACGAGGGCCTGGCGTGCCACAACTCGTGGGACGTGTTCAACATGATCTGGATCGAGGACTACCCCCACCCGGTCGCCGAGATGTCGAGGTCGCGCCAGTGCCGCCCGCTGGACGACCTGTGGCGCTTCGCCAGGGAGAACAACGTGATCGACGACGCGCGTCTGCAGCTGCTGATGCCGTCCCCGGGCGCCTACGCGCACCCGCAGTTCCCGGGGAACAAAAAGGTGCCCAAGGTGAGCGAGGAagacctcgacgagcagcGCAAGAAGTTCGACGCCGTGCTGGAGCAGTGGAGATCGACGGGCGAGATCCCGCGCCAGGGCGAGTTTGCGGGAGACGCTGTCGTCTAA
- a CDS encoding Benzoate 4-monooxygenase cytochrome p450: protein MTLFTSPYTVVGVLQALLGFAVVGLAYLCVYRLFFHPYAKYPGPLLAKLTSWYSVYHAYTGDLHIDIWACHQKYAIYGFGKNVQKSKAYHRISLVKGAEALQSVVNKPTHGKLRRIISQGFAESFIRASSSEVLDVARILCRRLGEPRDDFAQVPLANTDDDDDKDGWTCPKNMAVWSDLYTFDVMSRVVFGSSYDMLESSENHWISHAIQGQLRRISYLFQLPELEDLGLHRIMFPDARRRAFRFSQKSKQLMDTRREGGKPKPEADIFSLLVEARDPDTNEALSEQQLWAESNLLIIAGSDTTSTGIAATFFYLSRNPAAYERVVAEVRRTFRSSGDVKPGPALSSCVYLKACVTEAMRLCPPAAGAMWREVLPGGLLIGDEHIPEGLDVGTGIFALQHDQRYFPQPLKYWPERWLAEHVGQAAVDVANSAYTVFSIGPRNCVGRSLAMLELMVCMATVISDYDFRAASGHLGSVGEGKGLVEGQYQVKWAFTSDKDGPYIQFKKACRDGDVPEKAGGGL from the exons ATGACACTATTCACGTCGCCTTACACTGTCGTCGGTGTTTTACAGGCCTTGCTTGGATTCGCCGTTGTAGGA TTAGCCTACTTGTGCGTGTACCGTCTCTTTTTCCATCCATACGCAAAATATCCGGGtcccctcctcgccaagcTTACCAGCTGGTACTCGGTATACCACGCTTATACGGGCGACCTTCACATCGACATATGGGCATGCCATCAGAAATATG CTATATACGGCTTCGGCAAAAACGTGCAGAAATCGAAAGCGTACCATCGCATCTCGCTGGTCAAGGGGGCAGAAGCCCTCCAGAGCGTCGTCAACAAGCCCACGCACGGGAAGCTGCGGAGAATCATCAGCCAGGGCTTTGCCGAGTCCTTCATccgggcgtcgtcgtccgaggtGCTGGACGTGGCCCGCATCCTGTGCCGTCGACTGGGCGAGCCGCGGGATGATTTCGCGCAGGTGCCCCTTGCCAACacggacgatgatgatgataaaGATGGCTGGACATGTCCCAAGAACATGGCGGTTTGGT CCGACCTCTACACTTTTGATGTCATGTCTCGGGTAGTGTTTGGGAGCTCGTACGACATGCTCGAGAGCTCCGAGAACCACTGGATCAGCCACGCGATCCAAGGGCAGCTCCGTCGCATCAGTTACCTGTTCCAGCTGCCCGAGCTCGAGGATCTGGGCCTCCACAGGATCATGTTTCCGGacgcacggcggcgcgcgTTCCGGTTCTCCCAGAAGAGCAAGCAGCTCATGGATACGAGGCGAGAGGGCGGGAAACCCAAacccgaggccgacatctTCTCGTTGTTGGTCGAGGCCAGAGATCCCGACACGAACGAGGCCTTGTCGGAGCAGCAGCTGTGGGCCGAGAGCAACCTTCTCATCATTGCAG GTTCCGACACGACGTCGACCGGCATTGCAGCGACCTTTTTCTATCTCTCGCGCAACCCTGCCGCATACGAAAGAGTGGTGGCGGAAGTGCGCAGGACGTTCCGCTCGAGCGGCGACGTGAAACCCGGACCGGCGCTGTCGTCGTGCGTCTACCTAAAGGCCTGCGTGACCGAAGCCATGCGCCTCTGCCCCCCGGCTGCCGGAGCGATGTGGCGCGAGGTGCTCCCCGGGggcctcctcatcggcgacgagcaCATCCCCGAGGGTCTGGACGTAGGGACGGGCATCTTCGCGCTGCAGCACGACCAACGGTACTTCCCGCAGCCCCTCAAGTACTGGCCGGAGCGGTGGCTCGCGGAGCATGTCGGAcaggcggccgtcgacgtggcCAACAGCGCGTACACCGTGTTCTCCATCGGCCCGCGGAACTGCGTGGGGAGATCGCTCGCCATGCTAGAGCTCATGGTGTGCATGGCCACGGTCATCAGCGACTACGACTTCCGCGCCGCTTCGGGGCACCTCGGCAGCGTGGGCGAGGGGAAGGGGTTGGTAGAGGGCCAGTACCAGGTCAAGTGGGCGTTCACCAGCGACAAGGACGGGCCGTATATCCAGTTCAAGAAGGCGTGCCGAGACGGAGATGTGCCGGAGAAGGCCGGCGGTGGGCTGTGA
- a CDS encoding MFS transporter, producing MAVNVADTNAQPGSLAANGASLLTFGKMYAVLSTKKVFLVSIVVSAAGSVVCAVAKTSPVFIVGRVLAGLGCAGMQVGTTLLTASIMPLHKRPFYGGIMGTGETLAVMAGPLVAGGIAQSVGWPWCFWINLPVDAILFVALVFLVTEKRADSKARCWLIRLEDLGELDLPGGFLIAGGTACLLLGLNSAGTSNSWTEAVVLAPILVSVAVFVVAAVDQHKKMDRATFPTRLLKNRHFVTNLVWLWTQAGSQIPTSYYVSGHHWSCVLAVPRPSSLQYFPIWIQGLATESVLQASIGILPTLGASIVGTIASGILAWAVHYLPPGTIAGTAVMAVGSGLLYSLRPDSSRPVWMGFGAVFGLGNGFTTQQVAVGAQAELDEKDFPAGMSALAVVRNVSAAIFIAVNHSVFMGRLSRLSSVVPGFSPASATNINRRYLQSRVSPENFPLALDIFNDALTRMFLVSMGLGIAGFLIAFFLPWTSLKKPEAGTDASDELDLVEPVVRQPPWNWDHDTGPCQIHYRHTIALERGHREGASQDDSEKWESKTPEHSRQRCVSL from the exons ATGGCGGTGAACGTGGCCGACACTAACGCGCAGCCTGGCAGTCTAGCAGCCAACGGGGCCTCGCTGTTGACGTTCGGCAAGATGTACGCCGTGCTCTCGACCAAGAAGGTATTCCTGGTGTCGATAGTTGTATCAGCAGCTGGCTCCGTCGTTTGCGCCGTTGCCAAGACATCGCCCGTCTTCATCGTGGGGAGAgtccttgccggcctcgggTGTGCAGGCATGCAGGTTGGAACCACACT CCTGACGGCGTCTATCATGCCCCTTCACAAGCGGCCCTTTTACGGCGGGATCATGGGGACGGGGGAGACTCTGGCCGTCATGGCCGGGCCCCTCGTTGCGGGCGGCATCGCACAGTCCGTGGGCTGGCCGTGGTGCTTCTGGATCAACCtgcccgtcgacgccatTCTCTTCGTGGCACTCGTCTTCCTGGTGACCGAGAAAAGAGCGGACTCCAAGGCCCGTTGTTGGCTCATACGGCTGGAagacctcggcgagctcgacctgCCCGGTGGGTTTCTGATCGCGGGCGGCACGGCATGCCTGCTTTTGGGGCTGAACTCGGCCGGCACGAGCAACTCGTGGACTGAAGCGGTGGTGCTGGCGCCCATCCTGGTGTCGGttgccgtcttcgtcgtggCGGCGGTTGACCAGCACAAGAAGATGGACCGGGCGACCTTTCCCACGCGACTCCTGAAGAACCGGCATTTTGTCACCAACTTGGTTTGGCTGTGGACGCAGGCGGGCTCGCAGATACCGACGTCGTACTATGTGAGTGGTCATCACTGGTCCTGTGTTTTAGCAGTCCCCCGCCCTTCCTCCTTACAATAT TTTCCGATATGGATACAGGGACTGGCAACCGAGTCCGTTCTGCAAGCTTCCATTGGAATACTGCCCACCCTCGGGGCTTCCATCGTCGGCACCATCGCCAGCGGGATTCTGGCGTGGGCGGTACACTATCTGCCCCCGGGGACGATAGCAGGAACGGCCGTGATGGCGGTCGGCTCGGGTCTGCTCTACAGCCTCCGGCCGGACAGCAGCCGGCCGGTCTGGATGGGGTTCGGCGCCGTGTTCGGGCTCGGGAACGGTTTCACGACGCAGcaggtcgccgtcggcgcccaggccgagctggacgagaaggactTCCCCGCGGGCATGTCGGCACTCGCCGTCGTGCGGAACGTGTCGGCGGCCATCTTCATTGCCGTGAACCACAGCGTCTTCATGGGCCGGCTCTCCCGCCTTTCCAGCGTCGTGCCCGGCTTCAGCCCGGCGTCCGCCACAAACATCAATCGGAGGTATCTGCAGAGCCGAGTGTCGCCGGAGAACTTCCCCCTCGCCCTGGACATCTTCAATGACGCCTTGACCCGTATGTTCCTGGTCTCCATGGGTCTGGGAATCGCGGGGTTCTTGATAGCTTTCTTCCTGCCGTGGACGTCCCTGAAGAAGCCAGAAGCCGGTACTGATGCCTCTGACGAGCTGGATCTTGTTGAGCCTGTCGTGCGGCAGCCTCCATGGAATTGGGATCACGACACAGGCCCGTGCCAGATACACTACCGCCACACGATTGCACTGGAACGCGGACACCGTGAAGGAGCAAGTCAAGATGACAGCGAGAAGTGGGAGTCGAAAACACCGGAGCATTCAAGACAGCGTTGTGTGTCTCTGTAG
- a CDS encoding Branched-chain-amino-acid aminotransferase, giving the protein MPAPKPKADFDWLVYDSKKNPGTCRVLVALLPSWFASKVRLPLSEPSLMQFAVNGHVQSVFSIQTGQWSTPAFVESPLLSVHGLAPGLNYGQHIFEGLKAFRRPDDEIAVFRPGDHAARFQRSAAFLEMPEVPKSLFLQCVDLAVRRNAEYVPPHDVVGGSLYIRPLEFASSVQIGLDPPDEYTFCVYVQPHFGLHAVSSLKALVADDYDRVATRGAGKAKMGGNYACIPKWSRLAKEEGFNLLLHLDSSTQTKIEEFSTSGFVGIRDDGEGSVTALVSDSETVLDSITVDSMALLATSFGWGVERRSINFAELATITEAMAAGTASGVLSVSNIYRKATGERFDLVSGGPCYARISGALRRIQRGVEQDRFGWCRVVEMK; this is encoded by the exons ATGCCCGCCCCCAAGCCCAAAGCCGACTTTG ATTGGTTGGTGTATGACAGCAAGAAGAACCCTGGTACGTGTCGTGTCCTCGTTGCTCTACTCCCGTCGTGGTTTGCCTCCAAAGTGCGCCTCCCGCTAAGTGAGCCATCTCTTATGCAATTTGCAGTCAACGGCCATGTGCAGTCCGTATTTTCCATCCAGACAGGCCAGTGGTCGACTCCCGCTTTCGTCGAAAGCCCGCTACTCTCCGTACACGGACTCGCACCCGGTCTCAACTACGGCCAGCACATCTTTGAGGGCCTCAAGGCATTTCGGCGGCCGGATGACGAGATAGCCGTGTTTCGACCTGGCGATCACGCGGCGCGCTTTCAGCGCTCGGCTGCCTTTCTCGAGATGCCCGAGGTCCCCAAGAGCCTGTTTCTGCAGTGTGTCGACCTGGCCGTCCGCCGGAACGCCGAATACGTCCCTCCTCACGACGTGGTTGGCGGCTCGTTGTACATCAGGCCCCTCGAGTTCGCGTCCAGCGTACAGATCGGGCTGGATCCGCCAGACGAATACACGTTCTGCGTCTACGTCCAGCCGCATTTCGGACTCCACGCCGTCTCCAGCCTGAAAGCCCTGGTCGCGGACGATTACGATCGCGTTGCGACGAGGGGTGCCGGCAAGGCCAAGATGGGCGGAAACTACGCCTGCATCCCCAAGTGGTCTCGTctcgccaaggaggaggggttcAACCTTCTGCTGCACCTGGACAGCAGCACGCAGACCAAGATTGAGGAGTTTTCCACGTCGGGGTTCGTCGGTATacgcgacgacggcgaggggTCGGTGACGGCTCTGGTCTCGGACAGCGAGACGGTCCTCGACAGCATCACGGTGGACTCGATGGCACTTCTCGCGACATCGTTCGGGTGGGGGGTCGAGAGACGGTCG ATCAACTTTGCCGAActcgccaccatcaccgagGCCATGGCTGCGGGCACAGCGTCGGGGGTCTTATCGGTGAGCAACATCTACCGAAAAGCAACTGGGGAGAGGTTCGATCTCGTTTCTGGCGGCCCTTGCTACGCCAGAATATCCGGTGCACTGAGGAGGATACAGAGGGGGGTTGAACAAGACCGTTTCGGGTGGTGCAGAGTGGTGGAAATGAAGTAG
- a CDS encoding 2-isopropylmalate synthase, protein MIDATTIRNKYGGRVPPPVPLANREWPSKEMTKCPEFLSHDLRDGNQASPIPMTFNQKVIIFKSLVSLGFKEIELGYTGASKSDNDFVRHVVETPGLVPDDVCIQVCSPCREDALLQTVKSLHGAKKANVFTYIGCSDSLREVVLRMTEDEWVERARSCAAYVRSLVKDGGPYAEGTEWSFSFGFEDFSNARVEAVIRCAEAVKAAWKPTVDDKMVLGVAASVEVSPPNVFADRVEYLLKNLSDRETFRFGVHPHNDRGCAVAAAELACLAGADRVDGCAFGHGERGGNVDMIIVAANAMTMGLDPGLDLSRLDEVATTYAEVTNMPVPPRTPYSGSFYFRAFSGLHQDAISKGLRARQSASADAPWQVPYLPLDPSDLGRDMRDCVVGITSQSGKAGTAWVLGQMLGLRNIPVDLLRLFQGVVQQLAERAEEERKSISNHDVCQAFCNVFHIGTMGQAPLPTLLAGTNDSGIFALGDILSALDKDDPAETHAALARVLNLPDQVEISVQCETLDGSPSEVLPGSTVAYAKLTTADAATDWGVGVGDGETDASIRAVVSAFVVAGYLRLRESGAQQQAANALSGGPTDHRPALSRPFEFRAVETI, encoded by the exons ATGATCGATGCCACGACAATCCGTAACAAGTATGGCGGTCGGGTGCCGCCGCCAGTACCACTTGCGAACCGCGAATGGCCGTCCAAGGAGATGACAAAGTGCCCCGAGTTCCTGTCCCACGACCTCCGCGATGGCAACCAAGCTTCGCCCATCCCCATG ACTTTCAACCAAAAAGTCATCATCTTCAAGAGCCTGGTCTCACTCGGGTTCAAGGAGATAGAGCTCGGGTACACCGGCGCCTCCAAGAGCGACAACGACTTCGTCCGTCATGTCGTGGAAACACCCGGCCTCGTGCCGGACGACGTATGCATCCAGGTCTGCTCCCCCTGCCGGGAAGACGCGCTCCTCCAGACGGTCAAGAGCCTCCACGGCGCGAAAAAGGCCAACGTCTTCACCTACATCGGCTGCAGCGACTCCCTGCGCGAGGTGGTGCTCAGGATGACCGAGGACGAATGGGTCGAGCGCGCGCGGTCGTGCGCCGCCTACGTGCGGTCCCTCGTCAAAGACGGCGGCCCCTACGCCGAGGGCACGGAGTGGTCGTTCAGCTTCGGTTTCGAAGACTTCTCCAACGCCcgggtcgaggccgtcatacgctgcgccgaggccgtcaaggcggCGTGGAAGCCGACGGTCGACGACAAGATGGTCCTCGGGGTGGCGGCGAGCGTCGAGGTGTCGCCGCCCAACGTCTTTGCTGACCGGGTCGAGTACCTGCTCAAGAACCTGTCGGACCGCGAGACGTTCCGCTTCGGCGTACACCCGCACAACGACCGCGGATGCGCCGtggcggccgccgagctcgcctGCTTGGCCGGGGCGGACCGCGTCGACGGCTGTGCCTTTGGGCACGGGGAGCGGGGTGGCAACGTCGACATGATCATCGtggccgccaacgccatGACGATGGGTCTCGACCCGGGCCTCGACCTGAGTCGTCTCGACGAGGTGGCCACGACGTACGCCGAAGTCACCAACATGCCGGTGCCCCCGCGAACTCCGTACTCCGGGTCGTTCTACTTCCGCGCCTTCAGCGGGCTTCACCAAGACGCCATCTCCAAGGGGCTTCGCGCGCGTCAGAGCGCGTCGGCGGACGCGCCCTGGCAGGTCCCGTATCTGCCTCTGGACCCGAgcgacctcggccgcgacaTGCGGGAttgcgtcgtcggcatcaccAGCCAGagcggcaaggccggcacCGCGTGGGTTCTGGGCCAGATGCTGGGTCTCCGAAACATCCCGGTCGACCTGCTACGTCTTTTCCAAGGCGTCGTGCAGCAACTGGCCGAACGGGCCGAAGAAGAGCGCAAGAGCATCAGCAACCACGATGTCTGCCAGGCGTTCTGCAATGTGTTCCACATTGGGACAATGGGACAGGCCCCTCTGCCTACCTTACTGGCGGGCACAAACGATTCTGGAATCTTTGCCCTAGGCGACATCCTCTCGGCCCTGGACAAGGACGACCCGGCCGAAACCCACGCGGCTCTGGCGCGGGTGTTGAACCTCCCCGACCAAGTCGAGATTTCCGTACAATGTGAAACCTTGGACGGGTCGCCGAGCGAGGTGTTGCCCGGCAGCACCGTGGCCTACGCAAAACTCACAACCGCCGACGCTGCCACAGACTGGGGAGTTGGTGTGGGGGACGGAGAGACGGATGCGTCAATACGCGCTGTCGTCTCGGCTTTCGTC GTTGCTGGGTATCTGCGACTTCGGGAGTCCGGCGCTCAACAACAAGCTGCCAACGCGTTGAGTGGGGGACCGACTGACCATCGTCCTGCTCTCTCCCGTCCTTTTGAGTTCCGAGCCGTTGAAACTATCTAG
- a CDS encoding Catalyzes late reaction in the cephamycin biosynthetic pathway, with the protein MSAIHDFRPVRTTLNFIKVKGDGSDDLVSYMDKPETQVKPFDTRKVTVHDVSGREEHFTLERHGFQWFHHASSFKDFDDERLIKEVYYPETEELLRDLLGVKRVIAANHMVRRGDRVDHPAKPCHKVHFDSSISYAHQLLHDFFPGEADELMKHRVVMVNAWRPLAPVLRDPLCIGEAHSVPPEDEVTISIRHSTDETIPKMETNEVRYGEGHKWFYKSGMTPDDVLVFKTFDSKTDGRARRVAHSAFQETPSAADGLPGRQSIELRAFVFYENETWD; encoded by the exons ATGTCGGCTATTCACGATTTTCGCCCAGTGCGCACAACCCTGAACTTTATCAAGGTGAAGGGAGATGGCTCGGATGATCTCGTGTCGTACATGGACAAGCCCGAGACGCAGGTGAAGCCTTTCGACACCAGGAAGGTGACGGTCCACGATGTCAGCGGTCGTGAAGAGCACTTCACACTGGAGCGGCATGGCTTCCAGTGGTTCCATCACGCTTCGTCGTTCAAGGACTTTGACGACGAGCGCTTGATCAAGGAGGTTTACTATCCAGAAACAGAGGAGCTGTTGCGCGATTT ACTAGGTGTGAAGCGGGTGATTGCGGCGAACCATATGGTCCGGCGTGGTGACCGTGTCGATCATCCGGCAAAGCCCTGTCACAAGGTACACTTCGACTCTTCCATATCATACGCCCACCAGCTCCTTCACGACTTCTTCCcaggcgaggccgacgagctcaTGAAACACCGCGTCGTCATGGTCAACGCCTGGAGGCCTCTGGCGCCCGTCTTGCGGGATCCTCTATGCATCGGCGAGGCCCACAGCGTGCcccccgaggacgaggtcacGATCAGCATCCGCCACAGCACGGACGAGACCATCCCCAAGATGGAGACCAACGAGGTCCGGTACGGCGAGGGGCACAAGTGGTTCTACAAATCGGGCATGAcgcccgacgacgtcctGGTCTTCAAGACCTTTGACAGCAAGACAGACGGCAGGGCTAGACGGGTGGCGCACTCTGCTTTTCAAGAGACTCCCTCGGCCGCTGATGGGTTGCCCGGAAGACAAAGCATTGAGCTGCGGGCGTTTGTATTTTACGAAAACGAGACGTGGGACTGA